Within the Vigna angularis cultivar LongXiaoDou No.4 chromosome 10, ASM1680809v1, whole genome shotgun sequence genome, the region AATTCTCTGTCACCACTACGTGAAGGAAGCAGCTGTTTCAACGTTCTGCAAAAGAGggaaaaaaagttgaaaatgttGAGAGCATTGTTTCCTTAATGAATAGTTTAGTTAATAGATGCTGGTTGCATATTGAGTTGAGTATGGACACTATTAATCTTGTTTAAGCTCAGTACTTGTTTAGGAGTTGAATTATATTAACCACGTTAAAGCAATTCATTGTTATTATCTCAACCGACTTAACCAAACCTCGTTTTTTTGCTCTGCTTCTAGTGGGATGAGACAAGTACATTTTACAAGTTGTCATTTGAAAAACACGTTAACACAAAAGAGGCCTCTCTATGTCAAACTCACTCTCTAAGCTATCTCCATTTGGCAGTCCTTCTTCCCCTTTGGCCCAGAGAACCAAGTAGAGTCCAGTGAACATGAGAAACATGCCTCCAAGACTGCAATGAAAGTGTTTGTGAAAAGGAACAAATGAGACACTATAAATGGGAATGCCATTTGCAAAAGTCAGAAGCCACACACACTAGCTGGGAATCTTAGCAATGCACCTTCCAGCACTCATACTTTCTCCAAGTTTAATAACCGCGAAAATGACAGAGCACACTGTACCAATGGGGCTGAACATGGAGACAAAAACTGGCCCTTTTTTCTTCAGTGCCCACCCGTTGAAACTCAGGCATATTCCACTCACAGCACCTGCCTGTGCATTCACAATGAAAATACACTAAGTTTCATACATGGTTGGTAGAAATTTGTAATGCGATTTAGTGTTGCTTTTCAATGAAAATGGaagttttatttctaaatttcacGCAACAAAGGTTTGTGTTAAATATCAATGTGAATCGTCAAGGTAAACTTCTATTTGGAGAGAAAAACACTTGCAAACCATTCCTATGAAACGATGAGAGAAAGGGAATTACCATAATAAAATAGCCAATTAAATTTCCAGACCTCAGAAGTAGCCGCCCAGTTTTCAGCCTGTGTTTTTCAAGCACCTGAACGGTTGCAGTCATGAATGCGCTCAACAAGGACGTTATTGCACCCAAGGACATCGGTGCCGGAAAATCTCCAAGAGTAAAAGCCTTCAAGAACAACAGTTTTTGTTGAGTTACGAAATTAAGTAGATTTGTGTCCTCTCcaacattttataaaacaatttaccTGCAGAACGACGTTGCTCGACAAAATCACGACTGCAACCACGAGATAGAAGCAACCGATCATCTTTTGTGTGTTGAAGACAAAACCTGATGGAGTCTTTTGCTCGGGTGCACCAGTCGAAATGCTTTGCATTATACTCATTGTGAGAGCTCCCAAGACACAAAGCAATGTTCCCATGATTTTTACTTTGCTATACCGATTGTTTAAGTTCACTTTCTCTAACCTGCCCAATACAGAATTTCCATTTGAGTACCGAAGGTAATTAGTTGAAGCTCCATTTTTGGA harbors:
- the LOC108334758 gene encoding WAT1-related protein At5g47470, translated to MVGMDTTIVKVGWFKYVMNRRFTKRVCLEEKMSRGTIEDVAIIGGLVGVQFIYAGNAVFMGYALSLGFSSLTIIILTSLATFLVLFPVSFFFERSKWPKNCDFKLIKQLLCLSFGGLLFQYLFLKGLDLTSPAMGTAMPNIAPGLIFIIAWISGLEKVNLNNRYSKVKIMGTLLCVLGALTMSIMQSISTGAPEQKTPSGFVFNTQKMIGCFYLVVAVVILSSNVVLQAFTLGDFPAPMSLGAITSLLSAFMTATVQVLEKHRLKTGRLLLRSGNLIGYFIMAGAVSGICLSFNGWALKKKGPVFVSMFSPIGTVCSVIFAVIKLGESMSAGSLGGMFLMFTGLYLVLWAKGEEGLPNGDSLESEFDIERPLLC